The nucleotide window TTACCGATGGCCGGACGGGAAGGTCGTGACCGACCGGCTCACCGATACCCTCGCCCACCGCGGTCCGGACGGGGCGGGCCGGTACAGCCACCCCGCCGGTGACGGCGAAGTGCACCTCGGGCACCGTCGGCTGGCCATCATCGACCTGTCCGAGACCGGCGCCCAGCCGATGGTCTCGGGCGGCCTCGTCCTGACGTACAACGGCGAGCTGTACAACGCGCCCGAGCTGCGTGCCGAGCTGGCAGCCGCCGGGGTGCGCTTCCGCGGTACCTCCGACACCGAGGTGCTCCTTGAGGCCTGGCGGCGCTGGGGCACGGACTGTCTGCCCCGGCTGCGCGGCATGTTCGCGTTCGGGATCTTCGACGAGCGAACCGGTGAGCTGGTGCTCGCCCGCGACCAGCTCGGCATCAAGCCGCTGTTCCTGCTCCGGCGCGGCGAGGGTCTGGTGTTCGCCTCCGAGCTCAAGGCGCTCGCCGCCGCGACCGGCGGGTCGCTGGAGGTGGACCACGCGGCGCTGGTGGCCTCGCTGCTGTACTACTGGGTGCCGGACTCTCGGTGCGCGTTCCGCGAAGCGGAGAAGCTGCCGCCGGGGAGCTGGCTCAGGTGCCGGCCCGACGGCCGGGTGGAGCGCGGCCGGTACTGGCACTTGAAGGACGTCGCCGCCGAGGGCCGGGAGCGGGCCCGGAGCGGCGAGCAGCCGGACCTGGCCGCCATCGTCGAGGAGTCGACCCGGCTCCACCTGCTCTCCGACGTACCCGTGGCGACCTTCCTCTCCGGCGGTCTCGACTCCAGCTACCTGACCGCGCTGGCGGCCCGCGACCGACCCGGGATCTCCGCCTACACGATCGGGTTCCGCGCCGAGGACGCCAGGTTCGAGGCGATGCCGGACGACCTGCGCTACGCCCGGCAGGTGGCCGAGCGGTTCGGCGTCGACCTGCACGAGATCGAGATCGCTCCGAATGTGCTCGACCTGCTGCCGCAGATGACGTACCACCTGGACGAGCCGATCGGCGACCCCGCCGCGATCAACACCTTCCTGATCTGCCAGGCCGCCCGGGAGGCCGGGGTCAAGGTGATGCTCTCGGGGATGGGTGCCGACGAGCTGTTCGCCGGTTACCGAAAGCACCTGGCCAACCTGCTCGCGCTGCGCTACCAGCGCGTACCCCGGCCCCTGCGGCGCGGCCTGTCCAGGGCCGTGGACCGGCTGCCGGTCGCCTCGGCCCGCCGGGGGTACCGGTCGGTGCGGTTCGCGAAGCGGTTCCTGTCCTTCGCCGATCTGCCGGAGGAGACCGCGTTCCGGCGCAGCTACACCATGTACGACCAGGACGAGCTGCTCGCCCTGCTCGATCCGGACCTGGCCGGGACGGTCGAGGACGTGCTGACCGAGCACGCGGACATCTACCGGGACAACGACCTCGACGACTTCGTCAACCGCATGTGCCTGGGCGACGCCCGGATGTTCCTGCCGGGCCTGAACCTCGCCTACACGGACCGGTCGAGCATGGCCGCGTCGACCGAGGTGCGGGTGCCGTACGTGGACGTCGAGGTGGTCAAGGCGGCGTTCGCCGTCCCCGGCGACCGCAAGATCGTCGGACGACAGGGCAAGGCAGTCCTCAAGGAGGCGGCCACCTCGATCCTGCCCCGGGAGATCGTGTACCGGCCCAAGGGCCTGTTCAGCGCCCCGCTGCGGGCCTGGATGAGCCGGGATCTGGCGCCCCTGGTGCGCGAGGTGGTGAACGACGGCGAGCTCGTCCGTTCAGGGCTCCTGCGCCGCGACGCCCTGGCGCGCATGGTCGCCGAGGACGCCGCCGGGCACCGGGACTTCTCCAAGCATCTGTGGCATGTGCTGACCCTCGAGTACTGGTACCGCGGCGCGACCTCCGGGGCCGGCCAGAACTCTCCCTTCACGGCGTAGAGACAAGAGGACTTCGGGTGAAACAGGTTGTACAGAACTACAAGAGCGGCGAGCTGGCGCTGCTCGACGTGCCGGTGCCGGGGTGCAAGCCGGGCGGTGTGCTGGTCCGCACCGCCTACTCGCTGATATCCACCGGGACCGAGCTCATGAAGGTGTCCGAGGCCGGCATGTCGATGCTGGGCAAGGCCCGCTCCCGGCCGGACCAGGTGGCCAAGGTCATGCAGAGCGTGGCCACCAACGGGGTGCCCGCCACCTACCGCAAGGTGATGGGCAAGCTGGACTCCTACACACCGCTGGGCTACTCGCTGTGCGGGGTGGTCGAGCAGGTCGGCACCGGGATCGACGATGTGAAGGTCGGCGACCTCGTGGCCTGCGCCGGCAATGAGCACGCGTTGCACGCCGAGCTGAACTGGGTGCCGAAGAACCTCTACGCCCGGGTGCCGGACGGCCTCGCGCCTCGGCACGCGGCCTTCGGCACCGTCGGGTCGATCGCGATGCAGGGTGTCCGCCAGGGCGAGCCGCAGCTCGGCGAGGTGGCGCTCGTCATCGGCCTCGGGCTGATCGGGCAGCTGGTGGTGCAGTTGCTGGCCGCCTCGGGGGTCCGCGTCGTCGGGGTCGACCCCGATCCGGTGCGCTGCGAGCTCGCCGAGCGGCTGGGCGCGGCGGCCTGCGGCGATCCCGCGTCCGCGGCCGTGGAGGCCGCCGTCGCCGAGCTCACCGACGGTCACGGCGTGGACCAGGTGTATCTGGCCGCCGGCGGCGGCAGCAACCAGCCCGTCGAGCTGGCCGCCCGGCTCTGCCGGGACCGCGGCCGGGTCGTCGACATCGGCAAGTGCCGCCTGGACCTGCCGTGGAACGCGTACTACGAGAAGGAGCTCGACGTCCGGTTCTCCCGCAGTTACGGCCCCGGGCGCTACGACCCGGAGTACGAGCTCGAGGGGCGGGACTACCCGATCGGCTACGTGCGCTGGACCGAGCGCCGCAACCTGGCGTGCTTCCTCGACCTCGTCGCCCGCGGTCGCGTCGACGTGGAGCCCTTGGTCTCCCACATCGCCGACTTCGATGACGCCGTCGAGACGTACCAGCGCCTGAAGGACGGCGACCTGAAGGCCGTGGCCGTGCTGTTCCGGTACCCCGAACACGCGGCCGAGGTGGCGGCCGAGGCCCCGGCGGTGGCCGTGCCCGCGGTGAAGCGACCCGGCGGCGGGGTGTCCACCTCGGGCCGGGCCGCCAGGACGCCGGTGCGCCTCGCGTTCGTCGGCGCGGGAAACTACGCGACGTCGATGCTGCTGCCGCACCTGGCACAGCGCGACGGCGTCGAGCTGTCGACCGTCGTCACCACGACGGCGCTGTCCGCGGCCAACGCGCAGCGGAAGTTCGGCTTCGCCGAGGCGACCACCGATCTCGACGCCGTGCTCGGCGACAAGTCCATCGACGCCGTGTTCGTGGTCACCCGGCACAGCTCGCACGCCGAACTGACCCGGAAGGCACTGCTGGCCGGCAAGACCGTGTTCGTGGAGAAGCCGTTGGCGCTCACCGAGGACGAGCTGGCCGGTGTGCTCGCGGCGGTGGAGGAGTCCGGCAACGACCGGCTGCAGGTGGGCTTCAACCGCCGGTTCGCGCCGCTGTTGCAGGAGGCCAGGAAGCGGTTCGGCGCCAGGACCGGTCCGGCGAGCCTCCGCTACCTGGTCAACGCGGGCCGGCTGCAGCACGGCAGCTGGTACCTCCAACAGGGCACCGAGGGCTCGCGGTTCGCCGGCGAGGGCGGACACTTCATCGACACGGCGAGCTGGCTGCTCGAGGCCGACCCGGTCTCGGTGTACGCGGTCGCCACGTCCGGCAACGAGGATCTGCAGGTCGTGCTGCGCTACCCGGACGGGTCCACCGCCACCATCAGCTACGTCACCACCGGCGCGGCCGGCTTCCCCAAGGAGACGCTGGATCTGGTCGCGGACGGCAAGGTGTTACGGCTCGACGACTTCGTCCGTGCCTCGCTGTATTCAGACGGCACAGTCGGCAGCAAGCGGTGGGTCAGCTCGCGGCTGCCCAAGGCCCGGGACAAGGGCCAGTCCGCCGAACTGGCCGCGTTCATCAAGGCCGTGCGGACCGGCGGGCCGATGCCGGTGCCGCTGGAGTCTCTGGTCGCCACCACGGCGGCCACCCTCGCCGTGCAGGCCGGCCTGGTCGGCGGCGCGCCGGTGACGTTGGCGGGGGCGCGATGACTGTGAGTTCAGGGAGTCCGGGCTGGTACCTGCGGCGGCTGTCCCGGATGGGACCGCGGGAGGTCGGCGGCCGGGTGGGCGACGCGGTGCGCAGGCGGCGGTGGCGGTCGGCGCGGCCGGACAGCCCGAGCGTGACCGGCGCCCGGTTCACCGCGGTACTGCCCGCGGGGACGATCGCCGCGGTGCCACCGGACGCCGCGAAACGTCTCGTCGCCGAGGCGGACCGGCTGATGGCCGGGCACGCCGAGTACTTCGGGGTGGACCGCGACGACCTGGCCGACCCGGACTGGTGGTACGACCCGAAGACCGGGCGCCGGGCTCCGTGGGGCTACGCCTTCGACGTGCCGTACCGGAACGAGGACGCGGTCGGGGACATCAAGCAGATCTGGGAGCTGTCCCGGCATCAGTACCTCACCGTGCTCGCCGCCGCCTACGCGATCACCGGGGACGAGCGGTACGCCGAGCGAGTGGCCGAGCACCTGCGGTCGTGGTGGGCGGGCAACGCGCCGCTGCGCGGAGTGCACTGGACCAGCGGCATCGAGCTGGGGATCCGGCTGCTGTCCTGGGTGTGGATCCGCCGGCTGCTCGACGGCTGGCCGGGCGCGGCCGGGCTGTTCGAGGACAACCCGGTGGCGCTCCGCCAGATCTGGCACCACCAGCATTGGCTGGCCGCCTTCCCCAGCCGGGGGTCTTCGGCGAACAACCACGTCGTCGCCGAGGCCGCCGGGCAGTTCGCCGCGGCCTGCGCGTTCGGTTGGTTCCCCTCCTCGGCGCGCCTGCGAGCCGACGCGCTGCGGTCGCTGGAGCGGCAGCTGCGGAGCAACACCTTCCCCTCCGGCCTCAACCGCGAGCTGGCCACCGAGTATCACGGACTGGTGCTGGAGCTCGGCCTGGCCGCGGTGGCCGAGGCGGATGCCGCCGGCGTGCCGGTCCCCGCGTCGATCCGGCTGGTGCTGCTGCGGATGACCGACGCGCTCGCGGCCGTCGTGGACAACCGGCTGCGGCCGCCGCGCCAGGGGGACGCGGACGACGGGCACGGTCTGGTCGTGGACGGCGCGGGCACCGACCGCTGGGCCTCGCTGCTGGCCACCGGGGACGCCGTGTTCGGCCGGCTCGCCTGGTGGCCGGCGGTGACCGGCACCGATGTGCGCACCCCGCTGCTGGCCGCGCTCATCCGGCCGTACTCGAAAAACGGAGCCGCGCCGGCCGTGTCCCGACCGGCGAGCCGACCGGCCCATTTCGCCGACGCGGGCATGACCATCCTGCGTGGTCCGGGGGAGATCTGGTGCCGCTGCGACGGTGGTCCGCACGGGTTCCTGTCCATCGCCGCGCATGCCCACGCGGACGCGCTGTCCGTGGAGGTCCGGCACGACGGGGTCGACGTGCTCGCCGACCCGGGGACGTACTGCTACCACGGGCAGCCCGAGTGGCGGCAGTACTTCCGGTCGACCCTCGGCCACAACACCCTGCGACTGGACGGCGATGACCAGTCCGTCTCCGGCGGCCCGTTCCTGTGGACCCGGCACGCCCGCAGCCGCGTCCTGGTCGCGGACACATCCGGCGCCACCGATGGGGGGACGGCCCGCTGGTGCGCCGAGCACGACGGTTACCAGCCCTCCGTGCACCGCCGCCGGGTGGAGCTGACGGCCGCGAGCCAGGAGCTGAGGGTGGTCGACGAGGTCCACGGAGGGCTCAGCCCGCGCCGGGCCCTGCGGTTGGCGTTCCACCTCGGCCCGACGATCGCCGCGGACCTGGAGGGGAACCGGGCGGTGCTCACCTGGACCCGGGACGGCGAGGACCGCTCCGCGACGCTCGACCTGCCCGGGCAGCTGTCCTGGCGGGCGCATC belongs to Streptomyces graminofaciens and includes:
- a CDS encoding alginate lyase family protein, whose amino-acid sequence is MTVSSGSPGWYLRRLSRMGPREVGGRVGDAVRRRRWRSARPDSPSVTGARFTAVLPAGTIAAVPPDAAKRLVAEADRLMAGHAEYFGVDRDDLADPDWWYDPKTGRRAPWGYAFDVPYRNEDAVGDIKQIWELSRHQYLTVLAAAYAITGDERYAERVAEHLRSWWAGNAPLRGVHWTSGIELGIRLLSWVWIRRLLDGWPGAAGLFEDNPVALRQIWHHQHWLAAFPSRGSSANNHVVAEAAGQFAAACAFGWFPSSARLRADALRSLERQLRSNTFPSGLNRELATEYHGLVLELGLAAVAEADAAGVPVPASIRLVLLRMTDALAAVVDNRLRPPRQGDADDGHGLVVDGAGTDRWASLLATGDAVFGRLAWWPAVTGTDVRTPLLAALIRPYSKNGAAPAVSRPASRPAHFADAGMTILRGPGEIWCRCDGGPHGFLSIAAHAHADALSVEVRHDGVDVLADPGTYCYHGQPEWRQYFRSTLGHNTLRLDGDDQSVSGGPFLWTRHARSRVLVADTSGATDGGTARWCAEHDGYQPSVHRRRVELTAASQELRVVDEVHGGLSPRRALRLAFHLGPTIAADLEGNRAVLTWTRDGEDRSATLDLPGQLSWRAHRGESDPPLGWYSAGFGRKEPTTTLVGTGFADDAQGFTTVLRFRD
- the asnB gene encoding asparagine synthase (glutamine-hydrolyzing), giving the protein MCGIAGTYRWPDGKVVTDRLTDTLAHRGPDGAGRYSHPAGDGEVHLGHRRLAIIDLSETGAQPMVSGGLVLTYNGELYNAPELRAELAAAGVRFRGTSDTEVLLEAWRRWGTDCLPRLRGMFAFGIFDERTGELVLARDQLGIKPLFLLRRGEGLVFASELKALAAATGGSLEVDHAALVASLLYYWVPDSRCAFREAEKLPPGSWLRCRPDGRVERGRYWHLKDVAAEGRERARSGEQPDLAAIVEESTRLHLLSDVPVATFLSGGLDSSYLTALAARDRPGISAYTIGFRAEDARFEAMPDDLRYARQVAERFGVDLHEIEIAPNVLDLLPQMTYHLDEPIGDPAAINTFLICQAAREAGVKVMLSGMGADELFAGYRKHLANLLALRYQRVPRPLRRGLSRAVDRLPVASARRGYRSVRFAKRFLSFADLPEETAFRRSYTMYDQDELLALLDPDLAGTVEDVLTEHADIYRDNDLDDFVNRMCLGDARMFLPGLNLAYTDRSSMAASTEVRVPYVDVEVVKAAFAVPGDRKIVGRQGKAVLKEAATSILPREIVYRPKGLFSAPLRAWMSRDLAPLVREVVNDGELVRSGLLRRDALARMVAEDAAGHRDFSKHLWHVLTLEYWYRGATSGAGQNSPFTA
- a CDS encoding bi-domain-containing oxidoreductase; translation: MKQVVQNYKSGELALLDVPVPGCKPGGVLVRTAYSLISTGTELMKVSEAGMSMLGKARSRPDQVAKVMQSVATNGVPATYRKVMGKLDSYTPLGYSLCGVVEQVGTGIDDVKVGDLVACAGNEHALHAELNWVPKNLYARVPDGLAPRHAAFGTVGSIAMQGVRQGEPQLGEVALVIGLGLIGQLVVQLLAASGVRVVGVDPDPVRCELAERLGAAACGDPASAAVEAAVAELTDGHGVDQVYLAAGGGSNQPVELAARLCRDRGRVVDIGKCRLDLPWNAYYEKELDVRFSRSYGPGRYDPEYELEGRDYPIGYVRWTERRNLACFLDLVARGRVDVEPLVSHIADFDDAVETYQRLKDGDLKAVAVLFRYPEHAAEVAAEAPAVAVPAVKRPGGGVSTSGRAARTPVRLAFVGAGNYATSMLLPHLAQRDGVELSTVVTTTALSAANAQRKFGFAEATTDLDAVLGDKSIDAVFVVTRHSSHAELTRKALLAGKTVFVEKPLALTEDELAGVLAAVEESGNDRLQVGFNRRFAPLLQEARKRFGARTGPASLRYLVNAGRLQHGSWYLQQGTEGSRFAGEGGHFIDTASWLLEADPVSVYAVATSGNEDLQVVLRYPDGSTATISYVTTGAAGFPKETLDLVADGKVLRLDDFVRASLYSDGTVGSKRWVSSRLPKARDKGQSAELAAFIKAVRTGGPMPVPLESLVATTAATLAVQAGLVGGAPVTLAGAR